In the Candidatus Thermoplasmatota archaeon genome, TCTTTTTAACTTCTTTCTTTGAGTAGAAATAGAGATGAACTCCGTTATTCGGGGTTCTCACTGTATAGGTTTCTACGTTTTTGAAGAAACGAGTGTAAAGTTTTTCATCATCAAAATCTACAATTGCAAGATTGCTGCTGACCTTTCCGCATACTGCTGCAAAGTTGCCAATCCAATTTTTTAATTTATCTCTTGGATAGCGCTCGTGCTGATACTGCTCCCATTTTACAGCTGGGCGCTTGCTGTTCGCCCAGATAGGAATGACGTTGATACGAATATCGTCAAGAAGATTTTTAGAGCATTTTTTACTTTCTCGCTGCGTTTCGTTTTTTCCACTTTCCATACACTTACCCTACCCCTTTATCATCGCCTTTTTAACCGTTGTCATTTTGCTTACGGAACGATGCTTTCGTTTTCATTATATAGCAAGTTCTAGCCCCCTTTTCTTTATTATCCGTTTCTTGCTAAGCAGTGTAATTTCTCGCGCTTTGTATGTTTTCTGTCTGATGTAATCTGCAGCGCATTTAATCATTAGTTCTACTGCATCTTTGCTGACCAGCATATCTTCAGCAGAGTTCTTCATTATTTTATGAACGCTTCGGAATGATAGTGTAGCTTCTTTCATTTTAACTCCTTATCGAAAGCTATTGCAGTATTTACCAGTAGAAATTTTTGCTCCTTCCCATATGTTAATCCAACTAGAATTACAGAATCGTTTGATTCGGCAATTTTTTTCATCAATTTAATCAAGAGCTCTCTTTCGGCAGGCACTTTAATGCTCAACTGATTCATTCCATAATTTTTGCGCAACTCATTAACATAAAACGCAAAGTCGTGCAGGCTCAGTCTGGCAGTTTTAGATAGCGAGCCAATTTCGTCTTGCCAAACGCTTTTAATCGTTTTATTAAGAGCTGCTGAGAAAGCATCTTTACCGGGCTCGGAGTTATTACTTGAGCCGTCATAGAAATAAATTCTCGCACCTTTCGGAAATTTATCTAACCCTTTAGAAAAGCCAAAATAAGCTAGCGCAGCGCGCTTTGCTATCTCAAGTTTATTTTTATTTTGCAAATCCATACCCCCTTTTTGATTTATCGAGTTTTTTGATAAGTGCGTCCGCTTGTTCTATTGTTAGCTTTTCAATGGATTCTACTTTATTCTCTTTTAGAAAATTTAACACGTACTCTTTGTTGCGCTCTGCATCATAATATCCTTTTTCGATTAGGTCTTTGATAAAATTACATTGTGCCGGTGTTGCAAAAAATAAAGGTTCTCTATCTTTCAGTTCTTCGGCAGGGGCTATACATGTTCCTGGTAGTAAGCCGTAGCCGAGGTTTCCAAGCGCTCTTCCAACAGCAGAAGTTTCGCAATTTTCTATAACTGATTTTGCATTTGTGCCTTCGATTTTTAACTCTCTTGCAGTCCCTGTAGCAGTGCCTCTTGCACCTGTAACTACTGCGGTGAACTCTACCTCTTTTTCATTCTCTAACGTTTTCTGTGTTGAGATACTACCTTGTTTACCCTGGGCGGTATTATCATCCCAGAACATTTTAAGACGCCCTGCAACGGTAACGTATTCTTTAAAAACACTTTTGTAAGTTCCATCTGGTAGTCGTTCTTTCTGTTCGATATGAATTATAAAATCCTTGTATTTTTCTAAATCATCTTTCTTGCTTTTCCCTTCGGC is a window encoding:
- a CDS encoding NFYB/HAP3 family transcription factor subunit; this translates as MKEATLSFRSVHKIMKNSAEDMLVSKDAVELMIKCAADYIRQKTYKAREITLLSKKRIIKKRGLELAI
- a CDS encoding bifunctional DNA primase/polymerase, with amino-acid sequence MESGKNETQRESKKCSKNLLDDIRINVIPIWANSKRPAVKWEQYQHERYPRDKLKNWIGNFAAVCGKVSSNLAIVDFDDEKLYTRFFKNVETYTVRTPNNGVHLYFYSKKEVKKTPKYLGYPVDIQGEGSYALCPPSSIEGRDYEVIKDVAILEANDIFALLNSCLPKREERAKDLEEFKRRIDFSNIVERYVRSEYQGKGYWQGFCPFHDDKPGGSPS